Proteins encoded within one genomic window of Merismopedia glauca CCAP 1448/3:
- a CDS encoding nucleoside deaminase, producing the protein MMDEFMQEAIAEAKLGRSEGGIPIGSVLVKNDKILGRGHNKRVQDNDPVTHAEIDCLRNAGRIGNYQDATLYSTLMPCYLCAGAVVQFGIKKVVAGESVTFAGAREFMESHGVEVIDLNLDECKQLMREFIQEKQQLWNEDIGN; encoded by the coding sequence ATGATGGATGAATTTATGCAAGAAGCGATCGCTGAAGCGAAATTAGGACGCAGTGAGGGGGGAATTCCTATTGGTTCTGTTTTGGTCAAAAACGACAAAATACTTGGCAGAGGGCATAATAAGCGCGTCCAAGACAACGATCCAGTTACCCATGCAGAAATCGATTGTTTGCGTAATGCTGGCAGGATTGGTAACTATCAAGACGCTACTTTATACTCTACCCTGATGCCATGTTATTTGTGTGCGGGTGCAGTAGTCCAATTTGGAATTAAAAAAGTTGTAGCTGGAGAATCAGTTACTTTTGCTGGTGCTAGAGAATTCATGGAATCTCACGGTGTGGAAGTCATTGATTTAAATTTGGATGAGTGTAAGCAATTGATGCGTGAATTCATTCAGGAAAAGCAACAGCTATGGAATGAAGATATTGGGAATTAA